One Ovis aries strain OAR_USU_Benz2616 breed Rambouillet unplaced genomic scaffold, ARS-UI_Ramb_v3.0 scaffold_110, whole genome shotgun sequence DNA window includes the following coding sequences:
- the LOC121818459 gene encoding spermatid nuclear transition protein 3-like: MAKGTRKPRQPRRLAVRFASRKKGRKKTLWQRRYRGSVKARNMTMRVRRPLKGTLRKKIRSHATPSKKVKNTREPNCFLRSCAREKLNQAEKGTKI, translated from the exons ATGGCTAAGGGAACCAGGAAGCCACGGCAGCCAAGAAGACTTGCAGTGCGGTTTGCTtcgaggaagaaaggaagaaagaagaccctCTGGCAACGGAGATACAGAGGCAGCGTGAAG GCACGAAATATGACCATGAGGGTCAGAAGACCTCTAAAaggaaccttgagaaagaaaatccgATCGCACGCCACTCCGTCGAAGAAGGTGAAGAACACAAGAGAACCAAACTGTTTTCTCCGTTCCTGTGCACGTGAGAAACTGAACCAAGCCGAAAAAGGTACCAAAATATGA